In Marivirga salinae, a single window of DNA contains:
- the eno gene encoding phosphopyruvate hydratase, whose amino-acid sequence MSIIENIHARQILDSRGNPTVEVEVFTSNGGFGRAAVPSGASTGIHEAVELRDKDKSIFMGKGVLKAVDNVNGAIAEELIGFSVFEQNLIDKIMIELDGTENKAKLGANAILGVSMACAKAAAQLSGQSLYRYIGGVNANTLPVPMMNILNGGSHADNKIDFQEFMVMPVNAESFSEALRMGTTVFHHLKEVLKSKGLSTNVGDEGGFAPNIESNEQAIEVVLTAIEKAGFKSGEDIFIALDAAASEFYDEGKKKYVFESTGDELTSEEMVAYWKTWTEKYPILSIEDGMQEDDWEGWEKLTREIGRTVQLVGDDLFVTNTKRLQRGIDEKIGNSILIKVNQIGTLTETINAIRMADKASYKNIISHRSGETEDTFIADLAVAMGSGQIKTGSASRSDRMAKYNQLLRIEEELGEMAYFPGINF is encoded by the coding sequence ATGAGTATAATAGAGAACATTCACGCAAGACAAATATTGGATTCAAGAGGGAATCCTACAGTAGAAGTAGAAGTATTTACTTCAAATGGTGGTTTCGGCAGAGCTGCTGTTCCATCTGGAGCTAGTACTGGAATTCATGAAGCTGTAGAATTAAGAGATAAGGATAAATCCATTTTCATGGGAAAAGGGGTTTTGAAAGCTGTTGATAATGTTAATGGCGCTATTGCAGAAGAACTAATCGGTTTTTCTGTATTTGAGCAAAACCTTATCGATAAAATAATGATAGAATTAGACGGAACTGAAAATAAAGCAAAGCTAGGTGCAAACGCTATCTTAGGCGTTTCTATGGCATGTGCAAAAGCAGCTGCTCAACTTTCAGGTCAGTCACTTTACAGATATATTGGCGGAGTAAATGCTAATACTTTACCAGTTCCTATGATGAACATCTTGAATGGTGGTAGTCATGCTGATAATAAAATTGATTTCCAAGAATTCATGGTAATGCCTGTTAATGCTGAGTCATTTTCGGAGGCATTAAGAATGGGGACTACGGTTTTTCATCACTTGAAAGAAGTATTGAAAAGCAAAGGATTATCCACTAACGTAGGTGATGAAGGTGGATTTGCACCTAATATCGAATCAAATGAACAAGCTATTGAAGTAGTTTTAACTGCTATTGAAAAAGCAGGTTTCAAGTCAGGTGAAGATATCTTTATTGCTTTAGATGCAGCAGCTTCTGAATTCTATGACGAAGGCAAAAAGAAATATGTATTTGAAAGTACGGGTGATGAGCTAACATCTGAAGAGATGGTTGCTTATTGGAAAACCTGGACAGAAAAATATCCAATCCTTTCTATTGAGGATGGAATGCAAGAAGATGATTGGGAAGGATGGGAAAAACTAACCCGTGAAATCGGAAGAACTGTTCAGTTAGTGGGGGATGATTTATTCGTTACCAATACTAAGAGATTACAAAGAGGAATTGATGAGAAAATTGGAAACTCAATTTTGATTAAAGTAAACCAAATTGGTACTTTAACAGAAACAATCAATGCCATCAGAATGGCAGATAAAGCTTCCTATAAAAATATCATTTCTCACCGTTCTGGAGAGACAGAAGATACATTCATTGCAGATTTAGCGGTTGCAATGGGTTCTGGTCAAATTAAGACTGGTTCTGCTTCTCGTTCTGATAGAATGGCGAAATACAATCAATTGTTAAGAATTGAAGAAGAATTAGGCGAAATGGCGTATTTCCCTGGCATTAACTTCTAA